A window of Microcystis aeruginosa FD4 contains these coding sequences:
- a CDS encoding o-succinylbenzoate synthase — protein sequence MYFWQFRVYQRPLLRPLQTHHGLWEIREGIIIRLEAEDGRIGWGEIAPLPEFGSETLSAAILFCQSLENPLSITSIFSIPEQFPACQFAFESALEDLSIENQSRELETKNYSYLLPTGAAVFPCLDDILAAHKTNTYKWKIAVNSLAEELTLFEKLIGRLPRGIKLRLDANGGLSIAESKIWLKIADECQLIEFIEQPLPPSQLAEMLQLSQDFTTEIALDESVANLRQIEECYQRGWRGIFVIKPAITGSIQGLRNLWEKYPLDLVFSSVLETNIGRKSALRLAQEYPRKERALGFGVQQWFNNNEPDWLEKLWTTSANN from the coding sequence ATGTATTTCTGGCAATTTCGTGTTTATCAGCGTCCTTTGCTGCGTCCCCTACAAACCCATCACGGACTATGGGAAATTAGGGAAGGAATTATTATTCGCTTAGAAGCGGAAGATGGACGAATTGGATGGGGAGAAATTGCTCCTTTACCTGAATTTGGTTCAGAAACATTATCGGCAGCAATATTATTCTGTCAAAGTCTCGAAAATCCCCTATCAATAACTTCAATTTTTTCTATTCCCGAACAATTTCCCGCGTGTCAATTTGCCTTTGAATCAGCTTTAGAAGATTTAAGTATCGAGAATCAATCAAGAGAATTAGAAACGAAAAATTATAGTTATTTATTGCCCACTGGTGCAGCAGTATTTCCTTGTCTAGATGATATTTTAGCCGCTCATAAAACTAATACTTATAAATGGAAAATTGCGGTCAATTCTCTCGCAGAGGAGTTAACCTTATTTGAAAAATTAATTGGCCGATTACCCAGGGGAATTAAATTGCGTTTAGATGCCAATGGAGGATTAAGTATTGCTGAGAGTAAAATCTGGTTAAAAATTGCCGATGAATGTCAACTAATTGAATTTATCGAACAACCTTTACCCCCATCTCAATTAGCGGAAATGTTGCAATTAAGTCAAGATTTTACCACGGAGATTGCCTTAGATGAATCGGTGGCCAATCTCCGACAAATAGAGGAATGTTATCAACGGGGATGGCGAGGAATTTTTGTGATTAAACCTGCTATTACTGGTTCAATACAAGGGTTAAGAAATCTCTGGGAAAAATATCCCTTAGATTTAGTATTTTCCTCGGTTTTAGAAACTAATATCGGCAGAAAATCCGCTTTACGTCTAGCACAAGAATACCCACGAAAGGAGCGAGCTTTAGGTTTTGGTGTGCAACAATGGTTTAATAATAATGAACCCGATTGGTTAGAAAAACTGTGGACGACATCAGCAAACAATTAG
- a CDS encoding glutamyl-tRNA reductase: protein MNIAVVGLSHKTAPVEIREKLSIPEAKIESALTHLKGYPHIQEVAIISTCNRLEIYAVVTDTEKGVVEITQFLAEIGHIPLNVLRRYLFTLLHQDAVRHLLRVSAGLESLVLGEGQILAQVKNTHKLAQKYNSISQLLDRLFKQAMTAGKRVRTETSIGTGAVSISSAAVELAHAQVADLSSKKIAIIGAGKMSRLLVTHLLAKGSQQIAIVNRSQRRAQELAREFPSVPLQLYGLEEMMTTVAASDIVFTSTGATEPILTKNLLTEVTITAKSLMLIDISVPRNVHTDVKELAQVQAFNVDDLKAVVAANQESRRQMAREAEALLEQEVEAFELWWRSLDTVPTISCLRSKIEDIREQELEKALSRLGTEFAEKHQEVIEAMTRGIVNKILHEPMVQLRAQQDIEARKRCLQSLQMLFNLSVGEEYS, encoded by the coding sequence ATGAATATTGCTGTAGTGGGCTTGAGTCACAAGACAGCCCCTGTGGAAATTCGCGAAAAATTGAGTATCCCAGAAGCGAAAATCGAGTCCGCTCTTACCCACCTTAAGGGTTATCCCCACATCCAAGAGGTGGCCATCATCAGCACCTGTAACCGTTTGGAGATCTACGCCGTGGTTACGGATACGGAAAAGGGCGTGGTGGAAATTACCCAGTTTCTCGCTGAAATCGGGCATATTCCCCTTAATGTTCTGCGTCGTTATCTGTTTACCCTGCTGCATCAGGATGCTGTCCGTCATCTACTGCGGGTGTCGGCCGGTTTAGAAAGTCTTGTCCTCGGTGAAGGGCAAATTCTCGCTCAAGTTAAAAATACCCATAAATTAGCTCAAAAGTACAATAGTATTAGCCAATTACTCGATCGCCTGTTTAAACAAGCGATGACTGCCGGTAAACGCGTCCGCACGGAAACCAGCATCGGTACGGGAGCCGTATCGATCAGTTCGGCAGCGGTGGAGTTAGCCCATGCTCAGGTGGCAGACCTCAGCAGCAAGAAAATCGCTATTATCGGGGCAGGGAAAATGTCCCGATTATTAGTTACGCATCTTCTGGCTAAGGGTTCTCAGCAAATTGCGATCGTCAATCGCTCCCAAAGACGGGCCCAGGAGTTGGCCCGTGAATTTCCTAGCGTACCGCTGCAACTATATGGCTTAGAAGAGATGATGACTACCGTAGCGGCATCGGATATCGTCTTTACCAGTACCGGAGCCACGGAACCAATTTTAACTAAAAATTTATTGACAGAAGTGACGATTACTGCTAAATCGCTGATGTTAATCGATATTTCTGTTCCCCGCAACGTCCATACCGACGTGAAGGAATTGGCACAAGTACAAGCTTTTAACGTCGATGATCTTAAAGCGGTGGTTGCCGCCAATCAGGAAAGTCGCCGTCAGATGGCTAGGGAAGCAGAGGCACTCCTAGAGCAGGAAGTGGAAGCTTTCGAGCTTTGGTGGCGTTCTTTGGACACTGTACCGACAATTAGCTGTTTAAGAAGCAAAATTGAAGATATTCGCGAACAGGAATTAGAAAAGGCCCTCTCCCGTTTGGGGACGGAATTCGCCGAAAAACACCAAGAAGTTATCGAAGCAATGACCCGCGGTATCGTTAATAAAATCCTTCACGAACCCATGGTACAACTGCGGGCCCAACAGGATATCGAAGCGCGTAAGCGTTGTTTACAATCCCTGCAAATGCTCTTTAATCTCAGTGTCGGGGAGGAATATAGTTAG
- a CDS encoding DUF262 domain-containing protein has translation MENLAEKVALLEKEVSDERKRLSSDRLDISFGELINLYKNNELIIRPEYQRLFRWSEAQKTALIESILLSIPIPPIFVAEDKNGVWELVDGLPRVSTFISFFGELKGSGWTIDYQEDRDRSVVEEEEEIDEESGEETGERKTINKWTLQEGGLVKSLQGFNVDNLPTNLKINLKRAVCRVEILRGESSTSMKYELFKRLNSGGSKLTPQEIRNAIYRGVNPRLNELLLKVSQSKVFKSLTQLSSGKLNELYDQELVLRFFAFYKNAENVNENMEKFLNNFMEKTVENANFDYDVYESLIMRVLELIYQIEDNKIFRNDRNLFVPAYFEGILIGVAQNIETYAEDLELLKSKITQLKSDDDFKRYSGTSSNSKSRIRNRLKRVDEIFQ, from the coding sequence ATGGAAAACCTTGCAGAAAAAGTAGCCTTACTCGAAAAAGAAGTCTCAGATGAGAGAAAAAGACTTTCGTCTGATAGGCTTGACATTTCTTTTGGGGAGTTGATCAACCTATACAAAAATAATGAATTAATAATTAGACCAGAGTATCAGAGATTATTCCGATGGTCAGAAGCACAAAAAACTGCACTTATAGAATCAATTCTACTCTCGATTCCAATTCCTCCAATATTTGTGGCCGAGGATAAAAACGGTGTATGGGAATTAGTCGATGGATTGCCACGTGTTTCTACTTTCATAAGTTTTTTTGGTGAACTAAAAGGTAGTGGATGGACAATTGACTATCAAGAAGATAGAGACAGATCAGTAGTCGAAGAAGAAGAAGAAATTGATGAGGAAAGCGGGGAAGAAACTGGAGAGAGAAAAACTATAAATAAATGGACTTTGCAAGAAGGAGGATTGGTCAAAAGCTTGCAAGGCTTTAATGTTGACAATCTTCCAACAAATCTAAAAATAAACTTGAAAAGGGCTGTTTGTAGAGTTGAAATTCTGAGAGGAGAAAGTAGTACTTCCATGAAGTATGAGTTGTTCAAAAGACTCAACTCTGGAGGTTCAAAATTAACTCCACAAGAGATAAGAAATGCAATTTATCGAGGGGTTAATCCCAGGCTTAACGAGCTTTTACTAAAAGTTAGTCAAAGCAAAGTTTTCAAATCTCTTACTCAATTAAGTAGTGGCAAACTTAATGAATTATATGATCAAGAATTAGTTCTTAGGTTTTTTGCTTTCTACAAAAATGCTGAAAATGTTAATGAAAATATGGAGAAGTTTTTAAACAATTTTATGGAGAAAACTGTTGAGAACGCTAATTTTGACTATGATGTTTATGAATCTCTCATCATGAGAGTTTTAGAGTTAATTTACCAAATAGAAGACAACAAGATATTCAGAAACGATAGAAACTTATTTGTTCCAGCTTATTTTGAGGGTATATTAATCGGAGTTGCTCAAAATATCGAGACGTATGCTGAAGACCTTGAACTTTTGAAATCAAAGATAACACAATTAAAAAGTGACGACGACTTCAAAAGGTATTCTGGAACCTCTTCTAATAGTAAAAGTCGGATTAGAAATCGTCTTAAAAGAGTAGATGAAATTTTTCAATAA
- a CDS encoding recombinase: protein MDDSQKYEADCQKIRKANHELLKDFEGWLESSGLSEKTINNHVSNIDFYINEYLLYEDAVEAKDGVDMVSDFLGYWFIKKAMWASQSSIKANAGSLKKFYTFLLEKGLIDKDDLRELKETIKEEMSEWLETVR from the coding sequence ATGGATGATTCCCAGAAATACGAGGCTGACTGTCAAAAGATAAGAAAAGCCAATCATGAATTACTAAAGGATTTTGAGGGTTGGCTAGAATCATCAGGTCTGTCGGAAAAAACCATTAATAATCATGTTTCAAATATAGATTTTTATATCAACGAATATTTACTCTATGAGGATGCAGTAGAAGCCAAAGACGGGGTAGATATGGTCAGTGACTTTTTGGGTTATTGGTTTATCAAAAAGGCGATGTGGGCTAGTCAATCAAGCATCAAGGCTAACGCAGGTAGTCTGAAAAAGTTCTACACTTTCTTACTGGAAAAAGGTCTAATAGATAAAGATGATTTGCGAGAACTTAAAGAAACCATCAAGGAAGAAATGAGTGAATGGCTGGAAACCGTAAGGTGA
- a CDS encoding MAE_28990/MAE_18760 family HEPN-like nuclease, with the protein MDDFDRALQEIIEERISVLFEIERAIFTRRYSLSSKHQDIFSTQSISMIYSLWESFIQKSFNLYIDELNNVGRYLHDFCDEIVIHHRENSFKQFKEYPTNDNRKVSFFASLKAFHAGDSCPISRVVNTESNVGFNVLNKLLKSFALEKFPEHWKDYAHPNPNLKESLELFLRLRNAVAPGGDLAPEERIDQKVYTRFKKLVTDLMYEIRLKMLYGLKHKTFLKLQ; encoded by the coding sequence ATGGATGATTTTGATAGGGCATTGCAAGAGATTATTGAAGAGAGAATATCTGTTCTTTTCGAAATTGAGAGAGCAATTTTTACGAGAAGGTACTCTCTATCTTCAAAGCATCAAGACATTTTCTCAACTCAATCAATATCGATGATTTATTCTTTATGGGAAAGCTTTATCCAAAAATCTTTCAACCTCTATATTGATGAACTTAATAATGTTGGCAGATATCTTCATGATTTTTGCGATGAAATAGTTATTCACCACAGGGAAAACTCCTTTAAACAGTTCAAGGAATATCCTACAAATGACAATAGAAAAGTAAGTTTTTTTGCTTCACTTAAAGCGTTTCACGCTGGGGATAGCTGCCCTATTTCAAGAGTTGTTAATACCGAGAGTAATGTTGGTTTCAACGTCTTAAACAAATTACTCAAAAGCTTTGCACTTGAAAAGTTTCCAGAACATTGGAAGGATTATGCACATCCGAATCCTAATTTAAAGGAATCCTTAGAGTTATTTCTGCGGTTACGCAATGCTGTAGCTCCTGGAGGTGATTTAGCACCAGAGGAGAGGATTGACCAGAAAGTCTATACCAGATTTAAGAAGTTGGTGACAGATTTGATGTATGAAATCCGATTGAAAATGTTGTATGGTCTTAAACATAAAACATTCTTAAAGTTGCAGTAG
- a CDS encoding NADH-quinone oxidoreductase subunit M: MLNAFIWLPIIGAILIAYTPLEAKKVRGLALTLSVVLLLLNILLGWQFDPSNPQMQFTVNLPWINFLGFNYALGVDGLSFSLLFLNSILTIIALYASGTEVNRPRFYYSLLLLLNAGVAGAFLAQDLLLFFLFYELEIVPLYFLIAIWGGQRRGYAGMKFLLYTAISGFLVLISFLGLVWLTGANNFAYNPLLSNNLPVKTQLLLLIPLLIGLAIKIPIFPFHTWLPDAHVEASTPVSVLLAGILLKLGTYGLLRFGVGLFLDAWVTLAPWLATIAAISALYGASCAIAQKDMKKVVAYSSISHMAYILLAAAATTRLSITAAILQMISHGLISALLFLLVGVVYKKTGSRDVDYLRGLLNPERGLPITGMLMILAAMASAGIPGMVGFIAEFLVFRGSFPIFPIQTLLCLVASGLTAVYFLLMINRVFFGRLTPELSRIPRSTWPERFPEIALALFIIVLGLQPSWMIHWSENQASVLLTRTAISQKQS; encoded by the coding sequence ATGCTCAACGCTTTTATTTGGCTACCGATTATAGGGGCGATACTGATTGCCTACACGCCTCTAGAGGCGAAAAAAGTGCGAGGATTAGCTCTAACTCTTTCTGTCGTTCTCTTACTGCTTAATATTCTCCTTGGCTGGCAATTTGACCCTAGTAACCCGCAAATGCAGTTCACGGTTAACCTGCCTTGGATTAATTTCCTCGGTTTCAATTATGCTCTCGGTGTCGATGGCTTATCATTTTCATTACTTTTTCTTAACAGCATCTTGACAATAATTGCTCTTTATGCTAGTGGTACAGAGGTTAACCGACCCAGATTTTACTATTCCCTGCTCTTGTTACTCAATGCTGGAGTAGCGGGGGCCTTTCTAGCGCAGGATTTACTGCTATTTTTCCTATTTTACGAATTAGAAATCGTCCCCCTTTACTTTCTCATTGCCATTTGGGGGGGTCAAAGACGCGGTTATGCGGGCATGAAATTCTTATTATACACGGCAATTTCTGGCTTTTTAGTGCTAATTTCCTTCCTCGGCTTAGTTTGGCTAACTGGTGCTAATAATTTCGCCTATAATCCCCTTTTATCGAACAATTTACCCGTTAAAACCCAATTACTGCTCCTCATCCCCCTTCTGATTGGATTAGCCATCAAAATCCCGATTTTTCCCTTTCATACTTGGCTACCGGATGCCCACGTGGAAGCATCTACCCCCGTTTCTGTGCTTTTAGCGGGAATATTACTCAAATTAGGAACCTATGGACTGCTGCGCTTTGGAGTCGGTTTATTTCTCGACGCTTGGGTAACTCTCGCCCCTTGGTTAGCAACGATAGCAGCTATCAGCGCCCTCTACGGGGCCAGTTGCGCTATTGCCCAAAAGGATATGAAAAAAGTAGTGGCCTATTCTTCCATTTCCCACATGGCCTATATTTTACTAGCGGCGGCGGCCACCACCAGATTAAGCATCACCGCAGCGATTTTGCAGATGATTAGTCACGGTTTAATTTCCGCTTTATTATTTTTGTTGGTGGGAGTAGTCTATAAAAAAACCGGCAGCCGGGATGTGGATTATCTACGCGGTTTATTAAATCCAGAAAGAGGTTTACCAATCACGGGAATGCTAATGATTTTAGCGGCTATGGCCAGCGCTGGCATCCCTGGAATGGTGGGATTTATCGCCGAATTTTTAGTTTTTCGTGGCAGTTTCCCGATTTTTCCGATACAAACGCTCTTATGTTTGGTCGCTAGTGGTTTAACCGCAGTATATTTTCTCCTGATGATTAATCGGGTTTTCTTTGGTCGTTTAACCCCTGAATTATCGCGCATTCCTCGCAGTACCTGGCCCGAAAGATTTCCCGAAATTGCCTTGGCTTTATTTATTATTGTTTTGGGATTACAACCGAGTTGGATGATTCACTGGAGTGAAAACCAAGCATCAGTGTTATTAACCCGGACGGCAATCAGTCAAAAGCAATCATAG
- a CDS encoding BsuBI/PstI family type II restriction endonuclease, with amino-acid sequence MATFLTDSADIARVYYSSRLNLKQRSQLGQFLTPATVARFMAGQFNNLSGHIHLLDAGAGIGTLTAAVVERLLANPDQVSSCSITAYEVEPVFFPSLNQTLTECCAALNGKGIQADYCLREENFIKASSEMNLPLFKKVVPGFTHAILNPPYKKIHSQSAEKKVLASIGIDTVNLYSAFVWLAIVQLIDDGEVVAITPRSFCNGKYFRPFRKAFLEYMKLDKIHIFESRSATFSEDEVLQENIIFHALRSKQKPGTVKITSNAEMALDEISESRYASYDEVIEPNDSEQFIHIVTNSLKNSLRVQMNKMPCTLDEIGLEVSTGPVVDFRLKSSLRNHLSDRTVPLLYPESVKVRKVVFPPDNPRKPIAVEKNNETEKWLIEPGWYVLTKRFSSKEEKRRVVAAVCSPIGSKSLGVENHLNYYHAKGRGMPPDVAKGLAAFLNSTLFDSYFRQFSGHTQVNATDLRRVKYPCKNDLIQIGVQVGDNDLNQEEIDQVVHEVLSIMDEASTAVQANKRIEEALTILKAISAPREQQNERSALCLLALADIQPDQPWSQATAPKRGITEMMDWFRDHYGKQYAPNTRETVRRQTMHQFVQMGLVVENPDKPDRPINSPRWCYQLDRQALSLLQVYGSEQWEEARRNYAVSVTNLLQARNRNLPMIPITLPDGRAIQLSSGGQNILIKDILESFCPRFTPGGVVLYIGDAGDKFIINETQKFREMGIELDTHGKMPDLVIYHRYQDWLVLIEAVTSHGPVNLKRHNELKQLFQLSCKGLVFVTAFPSRREMTRYLAEISWETEVWVADQPDHMIHFNGERFLGPY; translated from the coding sequence ATGGCAACGTTCCTTACTGATTCTGCTGATATAGCCAGAGTCTACTACTCTTCAAGATTGAACTTGAAACAGCGTAGTCAGTTGGGTCAGTTCTTGACCCCCGCAACTGTTGCGCGTTTCATGGCAGGACAATTCAACAACCTGTCTGGTCATATTCACCTTCTAGATGCTGGGGCTGGAATTGGAACTTTAACTGCTGCTGTAGTAGAGCGGTTACTGGCAAACCCCGATCAGGTTAGTAGTTGCAGCATTACAGCATATGAAGTCGAACCAGTCTTCTTCCCCTCGCTAAATCAAACCCTCACAGAATGCTGTGCCGCTTTGAACGGAAAAGGAATTCAAGCAGATTATTGCTTGCGGGAGGAGAATTTCATCAAAGCTAGTAGTGAAATGAACTTGCCACTCTTTAAGAAGGTAGTTCCGGGCTTTACTCATGCGATTCTGAATCCACCTTATAAAAAGATTCACAGCCAATCAGCAGAAAAGAAAGTTCTTGCAAGTATTGGGATTGATACTGTAAATCTCTACAGCGCATTTGTTTGGCTTGCCATCGTACAACTTATAGACGATGGCGAAGTGGTTGCGATTACGCCGAGAAGTTTTTGCAATGGCAAGTATTTTCGCCCTTTCCGAAAAGCCTTCCTAGAATACATGAAACTAGATAAAATCCATATATTTGAGAGTAGATCAGCAACCTTCTCAGAAGATGAGGTATTACAGGAAAATATTATTTTTCACGCCCTAAGATCTAAACAAAAACCTGGCACTGTAAAAATAACCAGTAATGCTGAGATGGCATTAGACGAGATTTCAGAATCTAGATATGCTTCCTATGACGAAGTGATTGAGCCGAATGATTCTGAACAGTTTATTCATATTGTTACAAATTCTCTCAAGAATTCCTTGAGAGTTCAAATGAATAAAATGCCCTGTACATTGGATGAGATAGGCTTAGAAGTTTCCACTGGTCCAGTTGTTGATTTTCGCCTGAAATCGTCTTTAAGAAACCATTTGAGTGATAGAACTGTTCCCCTACTTTATCCAGAATCTGTAAAAGTAAGGAAAGTAGTATTTCCTCCTGATAATCCCCGCAAGCCCATTGCGGTAGAAAAAAATAACGAAACAGAAAAATGGTTAATTGAGCCTGGCTGGTATGTTTTGACAAAACGTTTTTCATCCAAAGAAGAAAAGCGTCGTGTTGTTGCTGCTGTGTGTTCTCCTATTGGTTCAAAATCTCTAGGTGTCGAAAATCATCTTAATTATTATCATGCTAAAGGCAGAGGAATGCCTCCTGATGTAGCTAAAGGGTTAGCCGCATTTCTGAATTCAACTTTATTTGATAGCTACTTTCGTCAATTTAGTGGACATACACAAGTCAATGCTACCGACCTTCGTAGGGTTAAGTATCCATGTAAAAATGACTTAATCCAAATAGGAGTTCAAGTTGGGGACAATGACTTAAACCAAGAAGAAATCGATCAAGTTGTACATGAAGTTCTATCAATTATGGATGAAGCAAGCACCGCAGTTCAAGCAAACAAACGAATCGAAGAAGCACTTACAATTCTCAAGGCTATCTCTGCTCCTAGAGAGCAACAGAATGAAAGGTCTGCACTATGCTTACTTGCGTTAGCAGATATTCAACCTGATCAACCCTGGAGCCAAGCTACTGCACCAAAACGCGGAATTACAGAAATGATGGATTGGTTCCGTGATCATTACGGAAAACAATATGCACCAAACACACGGGAAACTGTTCGACGACAGACAATGCATCAATTTGTGCAGATGGGACTGGTGGTCGAGAATCCAGACAAACCAGACCGACCAATTAATAGCCCTAGGTGGTGCTACCAACTTGATCGGCAAGCGTTATCACTGCTTCAAGTTTATGGCTCTGAGCAGTGGGAAGAAGCTCGTAGAAATTACGCAGTTTCAGTTACTAATTTGTTGCAAGCCAGGAATCGAAATCTGCCCATGATTCCTATAACCTTACCCGATGGTCGGGCGATTCAGCTTTCATCAGGTGGGCAAAATATTTTAATTAAAGACATCTTAGAAAGCTTTTGTCCAAGATTTACGCCAGGGGGCGTAGTTCTATATATTGGCGATGCCGGTGATAAATTTATAATCAACGAAACACAAAAATTCCGAGAAATGGGGATTGAATTAGATACTCACGGGAAAATGCCTGATCTTGTTATCTATCATAGATACCAAGATTGGCTTGTCCTTATAGAAGCGGTGACGAGTCATGGTCCAGTGAATTTGAAGCGCCACAATGAACTAAAGCAACTTTTTCAATTAAGCTGTAAGGGTCTTGTCTTTGTTACTGCTTTTCCCAGTCGTAGGGAAATGACTCGTTATCTTGCTGAAATTTCTTGGGAAACAGAAGTTTGGGTAGCTGATCAGCCCGATCACATGATTCACTTCAATGGAGAGAGATTCCTCGGTCCATATTAG
- a CDS encoding cysteine desulfurase family protein yields MSQKPIYLDCHATTPLEPQVLAAMLPYFTEHFGNAHSINHVYGWTAEAAVKQARETIAAAINSSPEEIIFTSGATEANNLAIKGVAEAYFAKGRHIVTVVTEHRAVLDPCHYLEKLGFEVTILPVGADGLIDLELLEKSLRPDTILLSIMTANNEIGVIQPLAAIGAICRQYQVLFHTDAAQAIGKIPLDVEEMNIDLMSLTAHKVHGPKGIGALYVRRRNPRVRLAAQIQGGGQEKGLRSGTIFTPQIVGFAKAVELGIKAIEEDNSYLNQLKARLWEIISQLDRIYLNGHPSQRLAGNLNISIEGVDSAALLLGLQPIVALSSGSACSSSHTAPSHVLTALGRPESLAYASLRFGLSRFNTLEEIELVGEQVVLTVNSLRKAKNF; encoded by the coding sequence ATGTCTCAAAAGCCGATTTATCTAGATTGCCACGCCACGACACCCCTAGAGCCGCAGGTTCTGGCGGCGATGTTGCCCTATTTTACCGAACACTTTGGTAATGCCCATAGTATTAATCATGTCTATGGTTGGACAGCCGAGGCTGCAGTTAAACAAGCAAGAGAAACAATCGCCGCTGCTATTAATAGTAGTCCCGAAGAAATTATTTTTACCAGTGGAGCAACGGAGGCTAATAACCTCGCTATCAAAGGGGTTGCCGAAGCCTATTTCGCCAAGGGAAGGCACATAGTTACGGTGGTGACAGAACATCGCGCCGTTTTAGATCCCTGTCATTATCTGGAAAAATTGGGTTTTGAGGTGACAATTTTACCCGTCGGGGCTGATGGCCTAATTGACTTAGAACTACTAGAAAAATCTTTGCGTCCTGATACGATTTTGCTGTCAATTATGACCGCTAATAACGAGATTGGGGTGATTCAACCTTTAGCGGCAATTGGGGCGATTTGTCGCCAGTATCAGGTACTTTTTCATACGGACGCAGCCCAAGCAATCGGCAAAATTCCCCTAGATGTGGAGGAAATGAATATAGATTTGATGTCCTTAACTGCCCACAAAGTCCACGGACCAAAGGGAATCGGTGCGCTGTACGTCCGGCGCCGAAACCCCAGAGTCCGTCTCGCCGCTCAAATTCAAGGGGGAGGCCAGGAAAAAGGACTGCGATCGGGTACAATATTTACACCGCAAATTGTCGGTTTTGCCAAGGCAGTAGAATTGGGCATCAAAGCGATTGAAGAAGATAACAGCTACTTAAATCAGTTAAAAGCCCGTTTATGGGAGATTATCAGTCAATTAGACAGAATTTATCTCAATGGTCATCCTAGCCAAAGATTAGCCGGAAATTTAAATATTAGTATTGAAGGGGTGGACAGTGCGGCGTTATTGTTAGGATTACAGCCAATAGTGGCGCTTTCCTCCGGTTCTGCCTGTTCTTCTAGCCATACCGCCCCCTCTCACGTTTTAACTGCCTTGGGTCGCCCCGAATCTCTCGCTTATGCCTCCCTGCGCTTCGGGTTGAGTCGTTTTAATACTTTAGAAGAAATTGAACTGGTGGGGGAACAGGTGGTTTTAACGGTTAATTCCCTCCGCAAAGCCAAAAATTTTTGA
- the glpX gene encoding class II fructose-bisphosphatase yields MESTLGLEIIEVVEQAAIASSKWMGKGEKNTADHVAVEAMRERMNKIHMRGRIVIGEGERDEAPMLYIGEEVGICTQADAKQYCNPDELVEIDIAVDPCEGTNLVAYGQNGSMAVLAISEKGGLFAAPDFYMKKLAAPPAAKGHVDINKSATENLKVLSDCLNRSVEELVVVVMDRPRHKELIQEIRNAGARVRLISDGDVSAAISCAFSGTNIHALMGIGAAPEGVISAAAMRCLGGHFQGQLIYDPEVVKTGLIGESREGNIARLQEMGITNPDRVYGCEELASGETVLFAACGITPGTLMEGVRFFHGGARTQSLVISTQSKTARFVDTVHLFDQPKYIQLR; encoded by the coding sequence GTGGAAAGTACGCTAGGGTTAGAAATTATCGAAGTGGTCGAACAGGCTGCCATTGCCTCCTCGAAGTGGATGGGTAAAGGTGAAAAAAATACCGCCGATCACGTCGCTGTGGAAGCGATGCGCGAACGGATGAATAAAATCCATATGCGCGGTCGCATCGTTATTGGAGAAGGGGAAAGAGACGAAGCTCCCATGCTCTATATTGGCGAAGAAGTGGGTATCTGTACCCAAGCTGATGCCAAACAATATTGTAATCCCGACGAATTAGTCGAAATCGATATCGCCGTCGATCCCTGCGAAGGCACTAACTTGGTTGCCTACGGTCAAAATGGTTCTATGGCCGTGTTAGCGATCTCCGAAAAAGGTGGATTATTCGCCGCTCCTGACTTTTATATGAAAAAATTAGCGGCTCCCCCAGCAGCTAAAGGTCATGTGGATATTAATAAATCGGCGACGGAAAACCTGAAAGTTCTTTCCGATTGTCTCAATCGTTCGGTGGAAGAATTGGTGGTAGTGGTGATGGATCGTCCCCGTCACAAGGAATTAATCCAAGAAATCCGCAACGCTGGGGCCAGAGTTCGTCTGATCAGCGATGGTGACGTATCGGCCGCTATTTCCTGCGCTTTTTCGGGAACTAATATTCATGCTCTCATGGGTATCGGTGCCGCTCCGGAAGGGGTAATCTCGGCGGCGGCTATGCGTTGTCTGGGGGGTCACTTCCAAGGACAATTAATCTATGATCCCGAAGTGGTCAAAACCGGTTTAATCGGCGAAAGTCGCGAGGGTAATATCGCTCGTCTGCAAGAAATGGGCATCACCAATCCCGATCGCGTTTACGGTTGCGAAGAATTAGCCAGTGGCGAAACCGTCCTCTTTGCCGCCTGTGGGATCACCCCCGGCACCCTGATGGAAGGGGTACGCTTCTTCCACGGTGGCGCTCGTACCCAAAGCTTGGTTATCTCCACCCAATCGAAAACCGCTCGCTTTGTCGATACCGTTCACCTGTTCGACCAACCCAAATACATTCAACTGAGATAA